The Trueperaceae bacterium genome contains a region encoding:
- a CDS encoding phage tail sheath C-terminal domain-containing protein — protein MATSYRAPGVFVEDVQRGTRPIMAVGTSTTGFVGVAPRGDAPRGEAFEITNWSGFVQRFVAEDVNAVPPDVTSTHLSTAVHGFFLNGGSRCYVVAIGADEPVEAGLRVFEGIDDIAIVATPGYVGTSVYEAVRGHCERLGDRVGIVDPPETVEHLRSLTVVGTETAPSGRRRGGAEEGADGGEAGSPAGVRPADSSFLALYYPWILVDDPLVQRRTPETRRYVPPSGHIAGIWSRTDATHGVHHAPANEPVRGALGLARLVSRAEQEELNSRGINCIRYFAREGILVWGARTLDAESSEFRYLSVRRLLNMIKESIANDTRWIVFKPNDASLWKSIVRDVSAFLTLLWRDGALVGSKPEDAFYVKCDEETNPPEVRDVGRVVTEIGIAPVKPAEFVIFRISQDPQGFTATARGGV, from the coding sequence ATGGCGACCAGTTACCGGGCACCAGGCGTGTTCGTCGAGGACGTGCAGCGGGGGACGCGGCCCATCATGGCCGTGGGCACGAGCACCACGGGGTTCGTCGGCGTGGCGCCGCGCGGCGACGCGCCGCGCGGCGAGGCCTTCGAGATCACGAACTGGTCGGGGTTCGTGCAGCGCTTCGTCGCCGAGGACGTGAACGCGGTCCCGCCTGACGTCACCAGCACGCACCTGTCGACCGCCGTCCACGGGTTCTTCCTCAACGGCGGCAGCCGCTGCTACGTGGTGGCGATCGGTGCCGACGAGCCGGTCGAGGCGGGCCTGAGGGTCTTCGAGGGCATCGACGACATCGCGATCGTCGCGACGCCCGGCTACGTCGGCACGTCGGTGTACGAGGCCGTCCGCGGGCACTGCGAGAGGCTGGGCGACAGGGTCGGCATCGTCGACCCGCCGGAGACCGTCGAGCACCTGCGCTCGCTCACCGTGGTCGGCACCGAGACGGCCCCGTCGGGCCGGCGCCGCGGCGGAGCTGAGGAGGGCGCCGACGGGGGCGAGGCGGGCTCGCCGGCCGGCGTCAGGCCCGCCGACTCGAGCTTCCTCGCCCTCTACTACCCGTGGATCCTCGTGGACGACCCCCTGGTGCAGAGGCGCACCCCCGAGACCCGCAGGTACGTGCCCCCTTCCGGGCACATCGCCGGCATCTGGTCGCGCACCGACGCCACCCACGGCGTGCACCACGCCCCGGCGAACGAGCCGGTCCGCGGCGCCCTCGGCCTCGCCCGCCTCGTCAGCCGGGCCGAGCAGGAGGAGCTCAACAGCCGCGGCATCAACTGCATCCGCTACTTCGCGCGCGAGGGGATCCTCGTGTGGGGGGCGCGGACCCTGGACGCCGAGAGCAGCGAGTTCCGCTACCTCAGCGTCAGGCGCCTCCTCAACATGATCAAGGAGTCCATCGCCAACGACACGCGCTGGATCGTGTTCAAGCCGAACGACGCCTCGCTGTGGAAGTCGATCGTGCGCGACGTCTCGGCGTTCCTCACCCTGCTGTGGCGCGACGGTGCGCTGGTGGGCAGCAAGCCGGAGGACGCCTTCTACGTCAAGTGCGACGAGGAGACGAACCCGCCCGAGGTCCGCGACGTCGGCCGCGTCGTCACCGAGATCGGGATCGCGCCGGTCAAGCCCGCCGAGTTCGTGATCTTCAGGATCAGCCAGGACCCGCAGGGCTTCACGGCCACGGCGAGGGGAGGCGTCTGA
- a CDS encoding phage tail protein — MADRVDPYRSFNFKLLIDGVTEGHFTECTGLGMRVEAIAYREAGNNEAVRKIPGRVEYGDVVLRYGLTDSVDLWNWMRSVATGVVVRKNVSVVVLASDGATEAIRWNLINAWPAEWRGAPLRALAQEVAIEQMRLVCDEMNRA, encoded by the coding sequence ATGGCCGACCGCGTCGACCCGTACCGGTCCTTCAACTTCAAGCTGCTCATCGACGGCGTCACCGAGGGCCACTTCACCGAGTGCACGGGCCTCGGCATGCGCGTGGAGGCGATCGCCTACCGCGAGGCCGGCAACAACGAGGCCGTCCGCAAGATCCCCGGCCGCGTCGAGTACGGCGACGTCGTGCTGCGCTACGGGCTGACGGACTCCGTGGACCTGTGGAACTGGATGCGCTCCGTGGCCACGGGGGTGGTCGTGCGCAAGAACGTCTCGGTGGTGGTCCTGGCCAGCGACGGTGCCACCGAGGCGATCAGGTGGAACCTCATCAACGCCTGGCCGGCCGAGTGGCGCGGCGCGCCCCTGCGCGCCCTCGCTCAGGAGGTGGCCATCGAGCAGATGCGCCTCGTGTGCGACGAGATGAACAGGGCGTAG
- a CDS encoding phage baseplate assembly protein V: MIASRTRVVLTLAGAPAPEPASRALTSVTVLQRSSLPDLCELTFAAPPGPLPQAMDWPPGTPLELRVGDEAEPLFAGDVVAVEFALAAGAERALRLRAHDRLHLLRLRDVVRSFAQVDPVEVARELLGAAGVAVHAHAGGLPREMVVQYRQTDLDLLRSLLEAEGLYLAVRPDGAHVYGPGGFGEPVPLEAGASLLDASVEVSGLTAVDAVEASGWQALEGRPLGARAGDADPGRDVPATVDAADLGGPASRTLSGGVAQSEAHLERRARAHLGRLRGREVTLTGLALGDSRLRPGTPVDVRGLPAELSGRYVLHEVTHVLDDAKGYVCQLSSAPPPPPPQAVGWQATLGRVIDVDDPGRLGRVRVTLPALGTLDSAWLQVMAAGAGAAGGASILPGVGDTVLVLLALEDPSQAVVLGGLYGPGGVPDPGVAGGQVRRYTLTSPGGQRLVLDDEHGALVIDDGNGNRLELSGAGARLTTGAALVLEARGGVRIVGETVDFERA; the protein is encoded by the coding sequence GTGATCGCGAGCCGGACGCGCGTCGTCCTCACGCTCGCGGGCGCGCCGGCGCCTGAGCCAGCGTCGCGGGCGCTGACGAGCGTGACGGTGCTGCAGCGCTCCTCGCTGCCCGACCTCTGCGAGCTCACCTTCGCCGCGCCGCCCGGACCGCTGCCCCAGGCCATGGACTGGCCGCCCGGGACGCCGCTGGAGCTGCGCGTGGGCGACGAGGCCGAGCCGCTGTTCGCCGGGGACGTCGTGGCCGTGGAGTTCGCGCTCGCGGCCGGCGCCGAGCGCGCCCTGCGCCTACGGGCCCACGACCGCCTCCACCTCCTGCGGCTCCGCGACGTCGTCAGGTCGTTCGCGCAGGTCGACCCCGTCGAGGTCGCCCGCGAGCTCCTGGGCGCCGCCGGCGTGGCCGTACACGCCCACGCCGGCGGGCTGCCGCGCGAGATGGTCGTGCAGTACCGCCAGACGGACCTCGACCTCCTCCGCTCGCTGCTCGAGGCCGAGGGCCTCTACCTCGCCGTCCGCCCCGACGGCGCGCACGTCTACGGGCCGGGCGGCTTCGGGGAGCCCGTGCCGCTGGAGGCGGGCGCGTCGCTCCTCGACGCGAGCGTGGAGGTGAGCGGGCTCACGGCCGTGGACGCCGTCGAGGCGTCCGGCTGGCAGGCGCTCGAGGGACGCCCCCTCGGCGCACGCGCCGGCGACGCCGACCCCGGCAGGGACGTGCCGGCGACCGTCGACGCCGCCGACCTCGGGGGTCCCGCGTCGCGGACGCTCAGCGGCGGCGTGGCCCAGAGCGAGGCGCACCTCGAGCGCCGCGCCAGGGCCCACCTGGGCCGCCTGCGCGGCCGCGAGGTCACCCTCACCGGCCTGGCCCTGGGGGACTCGCGTCTGCGTCCGGGCACGCCCGTCGACGTGCGCGGCCTGCCGGCCGAGCTGAGCGGGCGCTACGTGCTCCACGAGGTCACGCACGTCCTCGACGACGCGAAGGGCTACGTCTGTCAGCTCTCCTCGGCCCCGCCCCCGCCGCCGCCCCAGGCGGTCGGCTGGCAGGCGACGCTGGGCCGCGTCATCGACGTCGACGACCCGGGCCGGCTGGGCCGCGTGCGGGTGACGCTGCCGGCGCTGGGCACGCTCGACAGCGCCTGGCTGCAGGTGATGGCCGCCGGCGCCGGCGCCGCCGGGGGCGCGAGCATCCTCCCCGGCGTCGGCGACACGGTGCTCGTCCTGCTCGCCCTCGAAGACCCCAGCCAGGCGGTCGTGCTCGGCGGGCTCTACGGCCCCGGCGGCGTGCCCGACCCGGGCGTGGCCGGAGGCCAGGTCAGGCGCTACACGCTCACGTCCCCGGGCGGCCAGCGCCTCGTCCTGGACGACGAGCACGGCGCCCTCGTCATCGACGACGGCAATGGGAACCGCCTGGAGCTCTCGGGCGCCGGCGCCCGCCTCACGACCGGCGCGGCGCTCGTCCTCGAGGCCAGGGGCGGCGTCCGCATCGTCGGCGAGACCGTGGACTTCGAGAGGGCCTGA
- a CDS encoding GPW/gp25 family protein, protein MTAPPSNAWRFRHPDLEPGEGAGLGLTPAGGVAMIGGDASVRQAVILLLSTTPGERVMRPTYGCSLHHLAFAPNDPTTAGLAIHAVRQALERWEPRIVIERLDAGPHPERPERLEVELVYRVVATRGRDELRFALDLETGGA, encoded by the coding sequence GTGACGGCGCCGCCCAGCAACGCCTGGCGCTTCCGGCACCCCGACCTCGAGCCGGGCGAGGGGGCCGGCCTCGGGCTGACGCCCGCCGGCGGCGTCGCGATGATCGGCGGCGACGCCTCCGTCCGCCAGGCCGTGATCCTGCTGCTCTCGACGACGCCCGGCGAGCGCGTGATGCGCCCGACGTACGGCTGCTCGCTCCACCACCTCGCGTTCGCTCCCAACGACCCCACCACGGCGGGTCTGGCGATCCACGCCGTGCGCCAGGCCCTGGAGCGCTGGGAGCCGCGCATCGTCATCGAGCGCCTCGACGCCGGTCCGCACCCGGAGCGGCCGGAGCGCCTAGAGGTCGAGCTGGTCTACCGCGTCGTGGCGACGCGCGGGCGCGACGAGCTGAGGTTCGCGCTCGACCTGGAGACGGGGGGCGCGTGA
- a CDS encoding putative baseplate assembly protein, whose protein sequence is MPLETPRLDDREFDDLLRDAKHRLRERCPEWTDASESDPGVVLLELFAYLTDTMLYRLNRVPDKVYVELLKLMGVRLAPPAASAAELTFTRLPGRAGRIDVPRGTRVAAARPGAGGPQVVFATDRDAHIPADAERTLVGAHHVDLVEAEEIGSGTGRAGLTLALRRAPVVAPTGLDDDLVVAVEVDEAADGGEGVIELGGARFQVWGEVETFAGHAGERVYRADRQAGLVHFAPALGPDAAGAIAAVPGEGRRVLAWYRRGGGASGNVGAGTLTLLQDALPGVTVTNERPAQGGRDAEDLAHALVRGPQEIHSLQRAVTARDFELVALTSDRAVARALAVTSAAHWRHAQPGEAEVVVVPAADVEAGRLDAATLRSLERDAVVERVLAELDRRRPLGSRCRVSWAQYKTVRVGARVVAERHADLPALRRRVLARLHGTISPLPTGDGGPGWEFGKTLRASHVYEVALREPGVVWVDRVRLRVDEVPGGEVSSLASSSTQAGVWYAATAAGLYRTLNDGAGWEPLAQSQLHEGEAVVRVCAHPALPGLLAVVTRSEAAVAAPEAAPGAAESGEPAAPGASEPGAAAPEAAEPPAAEVTRSRVLFSRTAGEDWEPYFHDLGFEVEDAAWVASEATETLLLATDAGLFRLSARADASPELVPVSPEAQDVPLYAVASADAGDGDAYVAVAAQRSGGVYLAARFPRETGFRRIEGAERGALGDADVRVLAIQRDAGARFLWAGTAALGSADLGSGALRWRLRGDQDAPEGWQAFSAGWRGGSCLGLAFSGAVVLAATYRRGLARLDTRSPEPAWEDDINSGLTRTGDDGFPVVPVTAIASGAETPAGFVVMAGAGDGVHRSVDGGRRFASVSGDEFRDRVTLPPTWLFCSGEHELEVVRADEATEDAPEPSRQVGAAP, encoded by the coding sequence ATGCCGCTCGAGACCCCCCGCCTCGACGACCGCGAGTTCGACGACCTCCTCAGGGACGCCAAGCACCGCCTGCGCGAGCGCTGCCCGGAGTGGACCGACGCCTCCGAGAGCGACCCGGGCGTGGTGCTCCTCGAGCTCTTCGCCTACCTCACCGACACGATGCTCTACCGCCTCAACCGCGTCCCCGACAAGGTCTACGTCGAGCTCCTCAAGCTGATGGGCGTGCGCCTGGCTCCCCCGGCCGCGTCCGCCGCCGAGCTGACGTTCACCCGCCTGCCGGGCCGCGCCGGGCGCATCGACGTGCCGCGGGGCACGCGCGTCGCCGCCGCTCGCCCCGGTGCGGGCGGCCCGCAGGTGGTCTTCGCGACGGACCGCGACGCGCACATCCCGGCCGACGCCGAGCGGACCCTGGTGGGTGCCCACCACGTCGACCTCGTCGAGGCCGAGGAGATCGGGAGCGGCACGGGTCGGGCCGGCCTGACCCTGGCGCTGAGGCGCGCTCCCGTCGTGGCGCCGACCGGCCTCGACGACGACCTGGTCGTCGCCGTCGAGGTCGACGAGGCGGCGGACGGCGGCGAGGGCGTCATCGAGCTGGGCGGGGCGCGCTTCCAGGTGTGGGGCGAGGTCGAGACGTTCGCCGGCCACGCCGGCGAGCGCGTCTACCGCGCCGACAGGCAGGCGGGGCTCGTCCACTTCGCCCCGGCCCTCGGCCCGGACGCCGCCGGCGCCATCGCGGCCGTCCCCGGAGAGGGCAGGCGGGTGCTGGCCTGGTACCGCCGCGGCGGGGGCGCGTCGGGCAACGTCGGCGCCGGCACCCTGACCCTGCTCCAGGACGCGTTGCCGGGGGTGACCGTGACGAACGAGCGCCCGGCGCAGGGCGGCAGGGACGCCGAGGACCTGGCGCACGCCCTGGTGCGCGGTCCGCAGGAGATCCACTCGCTGCAGCGGGCCGTCACCGCTCGCGACTTCGAGCTCGTCGCGCTGACGAGCGACCGCGCCGTCGCCCGCGCGCTGGCGGTCACGAGCGCGGCCCACTGGCGGCACGCCCAGCCCGGCGAGGCCGAGGTCGTGGTCGTCCCCGCGGCGGACGTCGAGGCGGGCCGGTTGGACGCCGCGACCCTGCGCTCGCTCGAGCGCGACGCGGTCGTGGAGCGCGTGCTGGCCGAGCTGGACCGCCGCCGGCCGCTGGGGAGCCGTTGCCGGGTGAGCTGGGCGCAGTACAAGACGGTGCGTGTCGGCGCCCGCGTCGTCGCCGAGAGGCACGCCGACCTGCCGGCGCTGAGGCGGCGGGTGCTGGCGCGGCTCCACGGCACGATCTCGCCCCTTCCCACCGGCGACGGCGGGCCGGGGTGGGAGTTCGGCAAGACGCTCCGCGCGTCGCACGTCTACGAGGTCGCGCTGCGGGAGCCGGGCGTGGTGTGGGTCGACCGCGTCCGCCTGCGCGTCGACGAGGTGCCGGGAGGCGAGGTGAGCTCGCTGGCGTCGTCGTCAACGCAGGCGGGGGTGTGGTACGCCGCCACCGCGGCCGGGCTGTACCGCACCCTCAACGACGGCGCCGGCTGGGAGCCGCTGGCCCAGAGCCAGCTCCACGAGGGCGAGGCGGTCGTGCGCGTGTGCGCGCACCCCGCGCTGCCCGGCCTGCTGGCCGTCGTCACGCGCTCCGAGGCCGCGGTCGCTGCTCCGGAGGCGGCTCCCGGTGCGGCGGAGAGCGGGGAGCCCGCCGCTCCCGGGGCGTCCGAGCCGGGCGCCGCGGCACCGGAGGCCGCCGAGCCGCCCGCCGCCGAGGTCACCAGGTCGCGCGTGCTGTTCTCGCGGACGGCGGGCGAGGACTGGGAGCCGTACTTCCACGACCTCGGCTTCGAGGTCGAGGACGCCGCGTGGGTCGCCTCCGAGGCGACGGAGACGCTCCTCCTCGCCACCGACGCCGGGCTGTTCCGGCTCTCGGCCAGGGCGGACGCGAGCCCCGAGCTGGTCCCCGTGAGCCCCGAGGCGCAGGACGTGCCGCTCTACGCCGTGGCCTCGGCCGACGCCGGGGACGGTGACGCGTACGTCGCGGTGGCGGCCCAGCGGTCCGGCGGCGTCTACCTCGCCGCCAGGTTCCCGCGCGAGACCGGCTTCCGGCGCATCGAGGGCGCCGAGCGCGGCGCGCTGGGCGACGCCGACGTCCGCGTCCTCGCGATCCAGCGTGACGCCGGCGCCCGCTTCCTGTGGGCCGGCACGGCCGCGCTCGGCAGCGCCGACCTCGGCTCCGGCGCCCTGCGCTGGCGCCTGCGAGGCGACCAGGACGCACCGGAGGGATGGCAGGCGTTCTCCGCGGGCTGGCGCGGCGGCAGCTGCCTGGGCCTGGCGTTCAGCGGCGCCGTCGTGCTGGCCGCCACCTACCGCCGCGGGCTGGCGAGGCTCGACACGCGCTCGCCGGAGCCCGCCTGGGAGGACGACATCAACAGCGGGCTCACGCGCACGGGGGACGACGGCTTCCCCGTGGTGCCGGTGACGGCGATCGCGTCCGGCGCGGAGACGCCGGCCGGCTTCGTCGTGATGGCGGGAGCGGGCGACGGCGTCCACCGCAGCGTCGACGGGGGCAGACGGTTCGCCAGCGTGTCGGGCGACGAGTTCCGCGACAGGGTGACGCTGCCGCCCACGTGGCTGTTCTGCTCGGGGGAGCACGAGCTGGAGGTCGTGAGGGCCGACGAGGCGACGGAGGACGCGCCGGAGCCCTCGCGACAGGTCGGGGCGGCGCCGTGA
- a CDS encoding phage tail protein, translated as MTHEEIAALLPEVFRRTLAPGGLLDGLIDAMHGLHEPTERALRELPGYFDPYRTPDAFVPYLATWLDLDRFLAAGSDPFPSGTGRLRELVAHAARLSALRGTAAGLALFLELATGLAGFEVREGVDGRGASRPFSVLVVCPAEAEPLRPLVEGIVASEKPVHVVASVVFGAA; from the coding sequence GTGACGCACGAGGAGATCGCGGCCCTGCTCCCGGAGGTGTTCAGGCGCACCCTCGCCCCGGGCGGCCTGCTGGACGGCCTCATCGACGCGATGCACGGCCTGCACGAGCCGACGGAGCGCGCCCTGCGAGAGCTGCCCGGCTACTTCGACCCGTACCGGACGCCCGACGCGTTCGTGCCCTACCTCGCGACCTGGCTCGACCTCGACCGCTTCCTCGCCGCGGGGTCCGACCCGTTCCCGTCCGGCACGGGCAGGCTGCGCGAGCTCGTCGCGCACGCCGCCAGGCTCTCGGCGCTGCGCGGCACCGCGGCCGGCCTGGCCCTCTTCCTCGAGCTGGCCACCGGCCTCGCCGGCTTCGAGGTCAGGGAGGGCGTCGACGGGCGCGGCGCCAGCCGGCCGTTCTCGGTGCTCGTCGTCTGTCCCGCGGAGGCCGAGCCCTTGCGGCCGCTGGTGGAGGGGATCGTCGCCTCCGAGAAGCCGGTGCACGTCGTGGCCAGCGTCGTGTTCGGAGCCGCGTGA
- a CDS encoding PASTA domain-containing protein, whose protein sequence is MRSDSPFTIETPSNGLRLGASREGSATFTVYNASGRSQRAQALLVADPPQALEWLTLAGEAHRTFPVAGTERFTVEIDVPEDAPAGSYNFRLDVQGEENTDRSRVQGPTVSFQVPEAVVPGPRVPWRLVAIAAGVLAVAVAAFLVLRPRDVLVPDVANLDVVSGSTRLLDVGLGIVQPLTQQPSGSVPRLSIIGTVPPGGESVRRGSQVEVIVSTGPRDIVCVRFPCVLEEVVGNLDAQVAEAVRIEEGDEQQPELFLDLDALRRLDLDQ, encoded by the coding sequence ATGCGTAGCGACAGCCCGTTCACGATCGAGACGCCGAGCAACGGCCTGCGGCTGGGGGCGAGCCGCGAGGGGAGCGCGACCTTCACCGTCTACAACGCTAGCGGTAGGTCACAGCGCGCGCAGGCGCTGCTCGTCGCCGACCCCCCGCAGGCGCTCGAGTGGCTGACGCTCGCCGGCGAGGCGCACCGGACGTTCCCGGTGGCGGGCACCGAGCGCTTCACCGTCGAGATCGACGTCCCCGAGGACGCGCCCGCGGGGAGCTACAACTTCCGGCTCGACGTGCAGGGCGAGGAGAACACCGACAGGTCGCGGGTCCAGGGGCCGACGGTGTCGTTCCAGGTCCCAGAGGCGGTCGTCCCCGGCCCGCGCGTGCCCTGGCGCCTCGTCGCGATCGCGGCCGGCGTGCTGGCCGTGGCCGTGGCCGCCTTCCTGGTCCTGCGCCCGCGCGACGTGCTCGTGCCGGACGTCGCGAACCTCGACGTCGTCTCCGGCAGCACGCGCCTGCTCGACGTCGGCCTGGGCATCGTCCAGCCGCTCACGCAGCAGCCGAGCGGAAGCGTCCCGCGGCTGAGCATCATCGGGACCGTCCCGCCGGGCGGCGAGTCGGTACGGCGCGGCTCGCAGGTGGAGGTCATCGTCTCCACCGGCCCGCGCGACATCGTCTGCGTCAGGTTCCCCTGCGTCCTCGAGGAGGTCGTCGGGAACCTCGACGCGCAGGTGGCGGAGGCCGTGCGGATCGAGGAGGGCGACGAGCAGCAGCCCGAGCTCTTCCTCGACCTCGACGCCCTGCGGCGCCTCGACCTGGACCAGTGA
- a CDS encoding serine/threonine-protein kinase, translating into MFGAGEVLDGRYEILGPLGVGGMAHVFKARDIHLERTVALKVLRPHLTETDSERFRREIRALAQLNHPGIVTIYDLGLGERVYFAMELIEGGPFTDLGPVDGDVESLSRLLEAASVVAEALAYVHRLGMVHRDLTPRNVLLTPQGTPKVMDFGLVQLTETSKQLTRTGLTLGTPQYMAPEQATGEATGAATDLYAFGAVLYRTVTGVAAFEGENDQAVLYQHVYGKVTPPHEVNPQVPEPLSRLVMSLLEKDPARRPPSGAAVAETLRAVLAGVRGRAVGLPGAGPGRTHAFPAGPPLPQALDERWRVNLLEGPQFPSGLTAAGGFLLVGLRSDALAVLRPADGALHATFELGDEASQPPLFTAGRVFVTSRDGAMQALSWPGGEPLWRREDEDVVGGAPYGRDLVVATGDGLALWTAEGDELWRCGLGAGATTAPTLHRGLALVATDDGWLHAVRLAGGKHAFKVQVGPMSACPAGAGGIALLPVRTGELHAFDLEKRDVVWTYELEGEQWSTPVVWQQYVYAASWGQRLHALTLASGDDVWTRPLPAPVTATPAVAAGALYVGTENGDLIALDARTGRVLHSRRVANGSIQASPLPLGDAVFVAALDGTVVALS; encoded by the coding sequence GTGTTCGGCGCCGGCGAGGTGCTCGACGGCCGCTACGAGATCCTCGGGCCCCTCGGGGTCGGGGGGATGGCCCACGTCTTCAAGGCGCGCGACATCCACCTCGAGCGGACGGTCGCGCTCAAGGTCCTGAGGCCCCACCTGACGGAGACCGACAGCGAGCGGTTCCGCCGCGAGATCAGGGCTCTGGCGCAGCTCAACCACCCCGGCATCGTCACCATCTACGACCTGGGCCTGGGGGAGCGCGTCTACTTCGCGATGGAGCTCATCGAGGGAGGCCCCTTCACCGACCTGGGCCCCGTCGACGGCGACGTCGAGTCGCTGAGCCGCCTCCTCGAGGCAGCGTCCGTGGTCGCGGAGGCGCTGGCCTACGTGCACCGGCTCGGGATGGTGCACCGCGACCTGACGCCGCGCAACGTCCTGCTCACGCCCCAGGGCACGCCGAAGGTCATGGACTTCGGCCTCGTGCAGCTCACCGAGACGTCGAAGCAGCTCACGCGCACCGGCCTCACGCTCGGCACGCCGCAGTACATGGCGCCCGAGCAGGCGACGGGCGAGGCCACGGGGGCGGCCACGGACCTCTACGCCTTCGGCGCCGTGCTCTACCGCACCGTGACGGGGGTAGCGGCGTTCGAGGGGGAGAACGACCAGGCCGTGCTCTACCAGCACGTCTACGGCAAGGTCACGCCGCCGCACGAGGTCAACCCGCAGGTGCCGGAGCCGCTCTCGCGGCTGGTGATGAGCCTGCTGGAGAAGGACCCGGCGCGGCGACCGCCGTCCGGCGCCGCCGTCGCCGAGACCCTGCGAGCCGTGCTGGCGGGCGTGAGGGGGCGCGCCGTCGGCCTGCCTGGCGCCGGCCCCGGGCGCACACACGCCTTCCCGGCCGGGCCTCCCCTGCCGCAGGCGCTCGACGAGCGCTGGCGGGTGAACCTCCTCGAGGGGCCGCAGTTCCCCTCCGGCCTCACCGCCGCCGGCGGCTTCCTCCTCGTGGGCCTCCGCTCCGATGCCCTCGCCGTCCTGCGCCCCGCCGACGGCGCCCTGCATGCGACCTTCGAGCTCGGGGACGAGGCCAGCCAGCCGCCGCTCTTCACCGCCGGCCGCGTGTTCGTCACCAGCCGCGACGGCGCCATGCAGGCCCTGTCCTGGCCCGGCGGCGAGCCGCTCTGGAGACGCGAGGACGAGGACGTCGTGGGCGGCGCGCCGTACGGACGCGACCTCGTCGTCGCGACCGGCGACGGCCTGGCGCTGTGGACGGCGGAGGGCGATGAGCTGTGGCGCTGCGGGCTGGGCGCCGGCGCCACGACCGCGCCGACCCTGCACCGCGGCCTGGCGCTGGTGGCGACCGATGACGGCTGGCTGCACGCCGTGAGGCTCGCGGGCGGCAAGCACGCCTTCAAGGTCCAGGTGGGGCCGATGAGCGCCTGCCCCGCCGGGGCGGGCGGGATCGCGCTCCTGCCCGTGCGCACCGGCGAGCTGCACGCCTTCGACCTCGAGAAGCGCGACGTGGTGTGGACCTACGAGCTCGAGGGCGAGCAGTGGAGCACCCCCGTCGTCTGGCAGCAGTACGTCTACGCCGCCTCGTGGGGGCAGCGCCTGCACGCCCTGACCCTCGCCTCCGGCGACGACGTCTGGACCCGGCCGCTGCCCGCCCCCGTGACCGCCACGCCGGCCGTGGCGGCCGGCGCCCTCTACGTCGGCACAGAGAACGGCGACCTCATCGCGCTCGACGCCAGGACCGGGCGGGTGCTGCACTCGCGCCGCGTGGCCAACGGCTCCATCCAGGCCAGCCCCCTGCCGCTCGGCGACGCCGTGTTCGTGGCGGCTCTCGACGGCACCGTCGTGGCGCTGTCCTGA
- a CDS encoding transcriptional regulator, with the protein MPKREKKRLHVVLTEEQDSLLTKTAYQLSNPERLVSKSEVVRLGIEMLTRAVEEGKLDPELLRALDGDQE; encoded by the coding sequence GTGCCCAAGCGCGAGAAGAAGCGTCTGCACGTCGTGCTCACCGAGGAGCAGGACTCGCTCCTCACGAAGACGGCGTACCAGCTGTCCAACCCCGAGCGCCTCGTGTCGAAGTCCGAGGTGGTGAGGTTGGGCATCGAGATGCTCACGAGGGCGGTCGAGGAAGGCAAGCTCGACCCCGAGCTGCTGCGCGCCCTGGACGGCGACCAAGAGTAG